CTTTCAAACGAACGCAATACATTTGTTAGAAAAATTAATATTATTCGGTAAATAAAATAGCAGAGCAGATTGTTATTTTATCCTATCTGTTCGGCTAAATCTTAATCAAAAAATGGATATAACTGTAGAAGAATTAAAACAACGCCTCGATGCCGGCGAACAATTTAACTTCCTTGATGTAAGAGAAGAATATGAATTTGATGAACAAAATCTAGGAGCAAAATTGATTCCATTAGGCGAACTCCCCGACCGTTTGGACGAAATCGAAGCATGGAAAGATGCCGAAGTAGTAGTACATTGTCGCTCAGGGGCTCGTTCTGGACGTGCCAAAGCATTTATGGAAAGTCAAGGGTTCACCAATGTTCGTAATGTAATTGGTGGTATTCTGGCTTACAATGAATTAGACTAGGTAATTAATGTATTGAATATCATACATTTTAGCATGGTTCAGGCGAAGGCTTGAACCATTTTACTTTGAATACCCCCCAAAAAAATGAACAGTATTTCGGCAGAAGAATTTAAAGAACGATTAAGTAGCCTCAATATATTGGACATTAGAACCCCCGACGAGATTGAAGAGTTTGATCTAGGGGGGATCCATATTCCTTTTGAAAGCCTCTTTGAGCGTATGGAAGCCTACGAAACCCTCAAAAATCAGGAGGTGATCGTGATTTGTTATACAGGATTGCAGAGCAAAATTGCTGTGACAATTTTATCGAAAAAAGGCTTTGTCGGTGTCAAAAACCTAGAAGGTGGTATCGAGGCTTTTTTGAGTTTATAAATTCTCAATGCAAAGTCTTAATTATGGGGGGCAATGTATTTTTTGAATAAAAGACGTATTTTTGAAATTTATTATTCTCCTTTGCGACTCATTAGTCCAACAACTTTAGTATTTATAATAACCCTAAAAATATATAATTGAATGTTAGCTTATATTGATTGGTATACGTCCTCTGAAATTTTTTCATTACCCCAATGGCTTCCTCTAATCGGTGGTTTTCCGATACGTTGGTACGGCCTTATGTTTGCTATGGCCTTTTTGTTGGGCTATCAGGTACTAAGCTATTTTTTCAAAAAGGAAGGCCGTCCTATTGAACAAGCCGACGAATTACTCATGTATGCTATGCTGGCTACAGTATTGGGTGCCAGAATGGGGCATTATTTCTTTTATGAATACCCAATGCTATTGGACAACCCCGGACGTTTCTTTATGAGCATGATAACTCCTCCGTATGCTGGCTTGGCCAGTCATGGAGCAGCAATAGGCTTATTTATCGCCTTTTATTTGTACGTTCGTAAACACAAAGACCAAAGTTATTTGTACGTAACCGACCGCATTGTACCTACTGTAGCATTGGGTGGGGCTTGTATTCGCCTTGGTAATTTGATGAACTCCGAAATAGTAGGCAAACAAACCGATGTACCTTGGGCATTTAAGTTTTATAATGACCCATCTCTAGGCCACGATTACTTTTCGGTTGTTCCTCGTCATCCTGCTCAGTTGTACGAAGCCTTGTCGTGTATTGTATTGTTTGTTATTCTGGTTTTAATTTGGAACAAGAAGAAAGAAAAAACACGTGAAGGACTTATGACAGGTGTATTTATGGTAGTATTATTTGTTTTACGTTTCTTCTACGAGTTTATCAAAGAGAATCAAGTAGGTTTTGAAAATAATATGAGCTTGAATATGGGGCAATGGTTGAGTATCCCAGGTGTGTTGTTTGGATGTATTGTTTTGTGGTATGCTTTTCGGAAAAAGGAGGCCTGAAAAGTGACTTTTATCTATGATATATGTCACAAAAGTGCTTGATTTATAGGAAGTTTAATCGTAAATTGAAAAGAAATATTCCTTAACGTCTTATATCACAACCCAATCAACATATTGTCATGGAAAACAAAGAAACAGAACCAACCAAAAGTCAGTTAGAAAATTTAAAAGACTCTGCTGTAGAAAAGATAGAAAGCTTGGCCGATGCAGCAGGCGAAAAAATAAAAGAATCAACAGGTATTGATGTAAAAGCAAAAGCTACTGAGTTTGCTGAAACAGCCGAAGCCAAACTAGATGCCATTGCAGATATTGCTGATGCTAAAATAGATGAGGTTTCTGCGGTAGTTTCTGAAAAACTGGATGCTGTAGAAGATAAAATCGAAGAACTTGTAGGAGGTGACCTTTCTGCTAAAGCCGAAGCATTAAAAGCTGAAGCAAGCGAAAAACTTGAAGACATACAGGAAGCTGCCGCCGAAAAACTCGAAGATATTCAGGAAGCCGCTGCCGAAAAAATAGAAGAGGCTAAAGAAGCTGCTTCGGGCGTGTGGAGTAAAGTGAAAGGCTTGTTTGGAGCTGAATAACTTTGTTCAATCCTAAACAAACATGAGTCATTCCGAATTTTTTAATCAAACAAGGCGGTCGAAAACTAATTTCGACCGCCTTGTTTGATTAAAAATCAATAAATGGCTACCTTTTATGAAATGGTATCTATTTTAAATTATCCTATAATTTGGGATAGCTCATGTTTTATGGCTACTGATAAATACCATTAGGTTTTAATTTGATAAGTCCTTGCATATTGGTTTTAAGGATTCTTTTGGCACGTAAGTAACGTTTACTATTGTATTCGTCGTAGTTAGATTCACTAGGGTTCATACTGCCAATGCGTACTTTGTCGGAAGCATGAATAAACTCGTTGTTTCCAATCCACATTCCCACATGTACAACTCGCTCCGAACCATCCTCTCTTTTTTCTCCAAAAAACAATAAATCACCTTCTTTCAAATTACCCCAATTACCATTTTTGTCGATGGTTTCGCCTATCATTACCTGCTGTGAGGCATCACGAGGAAGAAGTATACCATTGAGAAAATAAACTGTTTTGGTAAAACCACTACAATCAACCCCTTTAAACGAAGTGCCTCCCCAAAGATAAGGAACACCCATAAGTCGTTTGGCTGTTTTTACCAAAGCGTCATCTGTTATTTTGAGGTTCGATACCCAGTTGTTATACATACTCGCCTCTTTTTTAGCAATATACCCAAGGCGGTTATCGGGTAATAGTACTTCATAAAAAAAGTCGTTTTCGGCTCTTAGTTCAACAATACAGCCTGCCACCATATCCGAAACCGTTTGAGAATCTTCGTTGGGTTCGCTATAAACAAATCCATAAGAACGAGTAAAAATCACCTTAGCTTTAGCTTTCCATTGTTCGTATTGTGAGGTTGTAATACCCGTAATAGCCCCTCTGTCTACCCACGCAATATAATTATCAGGTGTTTGAATTAACAACCAGCCATTATCTTCTCTTTCCAAAATCCTGACAGGTGTACCCATCAGTGCCTGCGAAGCCATTTCGCCCGAATGGCGTGGCGAATACCTAATATTACAAACAGAAACCTCGACCAAGCCCCAAGTTTTTCCGCCCAAATCAGGCGAGGGAAGTGTTTTGATTTGGTCTATAATCTCAAGTTTTTCAGCTTTGAGACGTTCAAGCAAAAAACTTTTTGCACCAATTAAATTGGTTTTTCCTGTTAGTATTAATTGCCCCTTTTGTTGGTAGGCATCTATCTGAAAAATAGCAGTTCGTTTGTCAGGTGCAAATCTATGGTTGAATTGGTCAATAATTTGGGTAATTGTAGAGTCGGCTCGTGTTCGTTTGGATAATTTACTTTTTCCAGGATTGGCTACCGAAAATAGGCATGTTATTGCCCATGCAAATAATAAAAAGAGTAATCTCATGATACGTAAGTTTGTTAAGAATACCCAAACAAAACTTCAAATACTATGCCGAAAGCTATTTGTCGTAGGTCATCTTAAA
The DNA window shown above is from Flectobacillus major DSM 103 and carries:
- a CDS encoding rhodanese-like domain-containing protein, with translation MDITVEELKQRLDAGEQFNFLDVREEYEFDEQNLGAKLIPLGELPDRLDEIEAWKDAEVVVHCRSGARSGRAKAFMESQGFTNVRNVIGGILAYNELD
- a CDS encoding rhodanese-like domain-containing protein; this encodes MNSISAEEFKERLSSLNILDIRTPDEIEEFDLGGIHIPFESLFERMEAYETLKNQEVIVICYTGLQSKIAVTILSKKGFVGVKNLEGGIEAFLSL
- the lgt gene encoding prolipoprotein diacylglyceryl transferase, whose translation is MLAYIDWYTSSEIFSLPQWLPLIGGFPIRWYGLMFAMAFLLGYQVLSYFFKKEGRPIEQADELLMYAMLATVLGARMGHYFFYEYPMLLDNPGRFFMSMITPPYAGLASHGAAIGLFIAFYLYVRKHKDQSYLYVTDRIVPTVALGGACIRLGNLMNSEIVGKQTDVPWAFKFYNDPSLGHDYFSVVPRHPAQLYEALSCIVLFVILVLIWNKKKEKTREGLMTGVFMVVLFVLRFFYEFIKENQVGFENNMSLNMGQWLSIPGVLFGCIVLWYAFRKKEA
- a CDS encoding C40 family peptidase — encoded protein: MRLLFLLFAWAITCLFSVANPGKSKLSKRTRADSTITQIIDQFNHRFAPDKRTAIFQIDAYQQKGQLILTGKTNLIGAKSFLLERLKAEKLEIIDQIKTLPSPDLGGKTWGLVEVSVCNIRYSPRHSGEMASQALMGTPVRILEREDNGWLLIQTPDNYIAWVDRGAITGITTSQYEQWKAKAKVIFTRSYGFVYSEPNEDSQTVSDMVAGCIVELRAENDFFYEVLLPDNRLGYIAKKEASMYNNWVSNLKITDDALVKTAKRLMGVPYLWGGTSFKGVDCSGFTKTVYFLNGILLPRDASQQVMIGETIDKNGNWGNLKEGDLLFFGEKREDGSERVVHVGMWIGNNEFIHASDKVRIGSMNPSESNYDEYNSKRYLRAKRILKTNMQGLIKLKPNGIYQ